Below is a window of Clostridia bacterium DNA.
CATGGGCGTTGAGACCCACGTTTTCGCATGGGCGGCGGGAGACGTCGGCGAAAAGAGCGCCGACGTGTTCTACCCGATAAGCATAGTTGAAAAAGAGAAAATACTCGAGGTTTGCCGCGAGGTCGGCGTCGACGGTATATGCAGCATTGCCTCCGATCTGGCGATGATAACCGTAGGCTACGTCGCGGACGCGCTTGGGCTTGTCGGCAACACGCCCGACGCGGTCGAACGCAGCACAAACAAGCACCTTATGCGAGCTGCGTTTGAGAGAGGCGGAGATCCGAGCCCGAGAAGCATCCTCGCGGACGCGGATACCAATCTTGACGCGCTCGATTTGACGTATCCGGTGATCGTTAAGCCGACCGACCGCAGCGGCAGCCGCGGCATATTCAAGCTTGAAGGGCCGGAGCTTTTATCTTCCGCAGTCGAGGCGGCGCTCGGGCAGAGCTTTGAGAAAAAGGTTTTGATTGAGGAGTTCGCCGGCGGACGGGAATACAGCGTTGAATTCATTTCATACCGGGGCGACCACCGCTTCCTTGCGTTGACGCAGAAGTTTACAACCGGTGCTCCGCATTTCATAGAGACCGGCCATCTCGAGCCTGCGCAGGTCAACGCGGAAACGCTCGAGCGTGTCAAAGCCGTGGTCGTTCACGCGCTGGACACGCTCGGGCTGAAAAACGGCGCTTCCCACAGCGAACTGAAGATCGATGAAGACGGCAGGATACGCATTATCGAGATCGGCGGCCGCATGGGCGGCGATTTCATAGGCAGCGATCTGGTGGAGCTTTCCACAGGTTACGACTTCGTGCGCGCAGTCGCAGAGGTCGCGCTCGGCGAAAAGCCCGCGCTGCCGGAATCGATCGCGCCGAAAGCGGCTTCTGCGGTGCGGTTTATCTTTTCGGACGCGGACGCGGAGGCGTTCGCGCGGCTTCAGCGCGAGCACCCGGAATTCATAGTAGACTCTGACGTACGTCCTTGCGGCGGAGAGGTTACCGATAGCTCCAACCGCTTCGGGCACTTCCTGATGCGCGCAGGAACGGCGGCTGAGCTTCTGCCGTACCTTCCCGCGGAATGAGGTGTGAAGCATGAAAAAAGGCAATCTGAAATACCTGCTTATACTGCACGTCATGCTGATGCTGTATTCGCTCAGCGGCATCGCGAGCAAGCTCGCGGCGAAGCAGCCGTTCATGAGCTTCAAGTTCTGTCTGTGCTACGCGTGCATAATCCTGCTGCTCGGCGTCTACGCGATTGGCTGGCAGCAGGTCATAAAGAGGCTTCCGCTGACGACGGCGTTCGCCAACAAAGCGGTTACTGTCGTCTGGGGAATAATCTGGGGCGCGCTGATATTCAGCGAGCCGGTGACGGTCGGCAAGCTCGCCGGCGCCGCGATGGTGATCGCCGGCGTCGTGATCTTCGCCCGCGAGCCGGAGCAGCCTCAGGAGAAGCCGGGAGAGACTCCCGCCGAGGCGTCTCGGGGATCCGCGCCGGATCCTGACGGAAAGGCGGGTGACGCGGAATGACGGACGGAAAGACTTTGCTTTACGCCTGTATCCTGCTCGCCGGCGTTTTCATCAGCGCG
It encodes the following:
- a CDS encoding ATP-grasp domain-containing protein; its protein translation is MRKLAIIGASELQEPLIRKAKSMGVETHVFAWAAGDVGEKSADVFYPISIVEKEKILEVCREVGVDGICSIASDLAMITVGYVADALGLVGNTPDAVERSTNKHLMRAAFERGGDPSPRSILADADTNLDALDLTYPVIVKPTDRSGSRGIFKLEGPELLSSAVEAALGQSFEKKVLIEEFAGGREYSVEFISYRGDHRFLALTQKFTTGAPHFIETGHLEPAQVNAETLERVKAVVVHALDTLGLKNGASHSELKIDEDGRIRIIEIGGRMGGDFIGSDLVELSTGYDFVRAVAEVALGEKPALPESIAPKAASAVRFIFSDADAEAFARLQREHPEFIVDSDVRPCGGEVTDSSNRFGHFLMRAGTAAELLPYLPAE